Genomic DNA from Terrirubrum flagellatum:
TGTCGATCGAGGCGACGCACAGGCTGCTCGATGACGACAAGGTCTTCGCGCTGATCGGTCCCGTCGGCACGCCGACATCCGCCGCGACGCAACCTGTGGCCGCCGAAGCGGGCGCGCCTTTCATCGGCGCTTTCACCGGCGCCGAAGTGCTGCGTCAGCAAGATAAGACCAACGTCGTCAATATTCGCGCGTCCTATTTTCAGGAAACTGAAACGATGGTCGAGCGGCTGACGAAGGATCTTGGCGTCACGCGCATCGCAGTCTTCTATCAGGACGATGCGTTCGGCCGGGCTGGCCTCGCCGGCGCGCAGCGCGCGCTCGAGCGCCGCAAGATGAATCTCGTCGCGGAAGGCTCCTATCAGCGCAACACGACAGCGGTGAAGCGCGCCCTGCTCGATGTCAGGCGTGGGCGACCGGAAGCGGTGATCATGGTCGGCGCCTACAAGCCCTGCGCCGAGTTCATCCGGCTGGCGCGCCGCCTGGAGATGGATGCGGTGTTCGTCAACATCTCTTTCGTCGGCAGCGACGCTCTTGCGGCGGAGCTTGGCCGCGATGGCGCTGGCGTGGTGATCACGCAAGTCGCGCCGTTCCCGGGCGATGCAAAAGTTCCCATTGTCGCGCAGTATCGCGCCGCTCTCGCCGCAGCCAATCCCGCGGCGAAGCCCGGATTTGTTTCGCTTGAAGGCTATATCGTCGGCCGCGCCACGATCGCCGCGCTGGAGAGCATCGCCGGAGAGCCCGATCGCAAGACGCTCCTGAGCGCGTTCGCGAATATGCGGAATTTCGATCTCGCCGGCCTGAAGCTGACATTCGGACCGCAGCGCAATCAGGGGATGGACCAGGTCTTTCTGACCGTGATCGACGCGGACGGCGCGTTGCGGCCCGTGACGTCGTTGAAGCGGGCGGGCGAATGACGTTGCAAGAGCCCGTCGCGGAGGGACAAGCGACTCGCGGAGCGAAGACGATTGGCGTCGGCATTCGCGGAACGCTGACGATCGCCTTCTCGATCGTCGCAGTTCTGACGCTGGTCGCCACCGCCGTCGCCCTGTTCTCGTTTCAGCGCATCAATCAGGCTTTCGAGCGCGTATCCGACGATGGCATTAAGGCGATCACGAGCTCGCTCGATCTCGCGCGCCGCGCCGCCGAAATCACATCCGCCGCGCCAAGCCTCATCAGCGCGCCGTCGTCGAATGACGTGGCGGCGATCCGCCGCTCACTGGAAGCATGGCGCGGGGCCGCGGCGGAATCGTTGACGCGGCTCGATGGCACCTCCATTGGCCGCGGCGCCGTCCGCGATCTCAGCGCCTATTTGCGCGCGCTCGACGAGAACATGGGAGCGCTCGCGCCCGTCGTGGAGACGCGGCTCACAACGATGGCGACCCGCGAGCGGATGTCAGTCGCCGCGGCCGAAGCGCATGAGCGCCTGTCGGCGGAGATGGCGACGCTGATCGACGACGCGTCTTTCAAGCTGCTGTTCAATCTGGAAGACCCGACGCGCCGCCCGCCGGGCAACGCGGCGCTGGCGTCGAAGCTGGTCGAGAGCGACGGTCGCTCGCTGCTCGATCTGATGGATGTTCGCGCCGAGGCCAACCTTGTGCTGGGCCTGTTGTCGGAAGCCTCTCTCGCGCCACGCGCCGAGCTGCTGGCGCCGCTGCAGGATCGCTTTCTGGCGAGCAGCGTGCGGGCCCGCAAGGCCGCGGCGCAGATCGATTCCGCGCCGCGCGTTCGCGCCCGCCTTGAGGAGCTGCTGAAATATGGCGAGGGCGCCGACAGCGTCTTTGCGCTGCGGCGGCGCGAGCTCGCCTCGACAGCCGAGGGGCTTGCGCTGGTGCAGACGACGCGGGCGGCGGCGGGGCGCGTGTCGGATGAAGTGAGCCGCTTCGTCGATCTCGCGCGCGGCAATGCGGAGCGCGCGATCGCTTCTTCGGAAGACACCATCTCCTCGGCGCGCAATCTGCTGATCATCCTGACGCTGCTGAGCTTCCTGTCTGCTGTCGGGCTCGGCTGGCTCTATGTCGGACGCAGGGTCGCGAGACGGCTTGGCGCGCTCAACCATTCCATGATGGCGCTGGCGTCAGGCGATCTCGATGCGCCGATCGATCTGCGCGGCCGCGACGAGATATCGAGCATGGCGAAAGCCGTGGAGGTCTTCCGTAGCAACGGGCGAATCGCGCGCGAACTTGGCGCGGAGCAATTGGGCGCCCAGGCCGAACGGGAGCGGCGTCATCAGGCGATCGAGCGCCATATCGGCGAGTTCGACGGGAAAGTGCTCGCCTTGCTGCGCACGCTCGCCTCT
This window encodes:
- a CDS encoding ABC transporter substrate-binding protein, whose product is MRRKALIAAMLGFVTAGLCAIATAAAETGVSADRILFGQAAVMEGPASSLGKGMQEGLLAAFAEANRRGGVKGRKLDLLSRDDGYEPKLSIEATHRLLDDDKVFALIGPVGTPTSAATQPVAAEAGAPFIGAFTGAEVLRQQDKTNVVNIRASYFQETETMVERLTKDLGVTRIAVFYQDDAFGRAGLAGAQRALERRKMNLVAEGSYQRNTTAVKRALLDVRRGRPEAVIMVGAYKPCAEFIRLARRLEMDAVFVNISFVGSDALAAELGRDGAGVVITQVAPFPGDAKVPIVAQYRAALAAANPAAKPGFVSLEGYIVGRATIAALESIAGEPDRKTLLSAFANMRNFDLAGLKLTFGPQRNQGMDQVFLTVIDADGALRPVTSLKRAGE
- a CDS encoding methyl-accepting chemotaxis protein; translated protein: MTLQEPVAEGQATRGAKTIGVGIRGTLTIAFSIVAVLTLVATAVALFSFQRINQAFERVSDDGIKAITSSLDLARRAAEITSAAPSLISAPSSNDVAAIRRSLEAWRGAAAESLTRLDGTSIGRGAVRDLSAYLRALDENMGALAPVVETRLTTMATRERMSVAAAEAHERLSAEMATLIDDASFKLLFNLEDPTRRPPGNAALASKLVESDGRSLLDLMDVRAEANLVLGLLSEASLAPRAELLAPLQDRFLASSVRARKAAAQIDSAPRVRARLEELLKYGEGADSVFALRRRELASTAEGLALVQTTRAAAGRVSDEVSRFVDLARGNAERAIASSEDTISSARNLLIILTLLSFLSAVGLGWLYVGRRVARRLGALNHSMMALASGDLDAPIDLRGRDEISSMAKAVEVFRSNGRIARELGAEQLGAQAERERRHQAIERHIGEFDGKVLALLRTLASSSENMRATAGAMTATAEEATHQASSVTAGFGDAMSNAQNVAAAAEEMSMTISDIGGKIAIASEVAGAAVAESKRTDGIVRGLSESASRIGDIVELIHTIAAQTNLLALNATIEAARAGDAGRGFAIVAQEVKALAHQTARATEDISTQIAEIRGSTLSAVDAIKGIGDTIQRINQISIAISSAMSEQKAATNEIALRTQQTADGTRQAHDRMAHVNEAARRAGVVSNEVMTAAAALDAESGELRATVDLFLGQIRSVSAGR